Genomic segment of Exiguobacterium acetylicum:
GTTGTAATCCTTTTACGATTTCTTCTTTTCCGTCGAGTGCTGTCAATAAAATGATTGGTACATTCGAAACTTCCCTTATCCTTTGACAGGTCTCAAAACCATCCATTAAAGGCATCATCACATCCAATATGATTAAGTCAGGCTCATCTACATCAATCAAGTTCAATATCTCTCTTCCGCTGTTCAGCTTAATACAGGTATAACTGTCTTGCAGATAGAGTTCAATCAGTTCTAACATTCGATTCTCATCATCTACCAAAGCAATGGTTCTCATCCTGGAATCCCCCTCAAGTCAATGACAACTTTCAGCCCGTTTTCTACATTAATAGCTACGATGGTCCCTTTGTGCGCTTCAACTATTTCTTTCGTGATAGCCAAACCGAGCCCAGTACCTCCTGTTTCACGATTTCGTGAAGAATCTACTCGATAAAAACGATCAAAAAGATACGGGAGTGATTGCTCATCCACACCACCACCTTCATCCGTAACTTCAATAAAGTTTTCATCAAGTTTTAAAAATACGCGTTTGTTCGCATGTGTATATTTTAGCGCGTTATCCAGTAAATTTAAGAGAACCTGATCAAATCTAGCTTGGTCTATCTCTTTGTAGATGGGAGTTTTATTAATTTGAAGAATTAATTTCACTTGTTTCTCCTCAAATTTAAAAATTATTCTTTCACTGATTTTTTTTAAGAAATCATTCATCGCTGTGATCTGAGGATCTATTTGAAAATGTGGCTCTTCCAATCTAGCAAGTTCAAACAAATCCTCAATCAGTTCTTGAAGTCTTTCGGATTCCTCATAGATAATATCTCCAAATCTCGATTCGTCTTTTTTGAGGAGTCCTGCATATCCTTTGATGTAGGTAATCGGCGTACGCAATTCATGTGTGATTGAAGTCAGAAATTGCTTTCTTGTATTTTGAATGTGACGTAAATCAACAGATAACTTAGTGATCGCTCGTGCTAAATCTCCTACTTCGTCGCTTCTCTCAGCTTCTCTGATTTTCAGCACCTCGCCTTTACTTAACTTTACCGTTGCCTCTTTCATTGATAAAAGTGGCTTTATAATGATATAACTCAAAAAATAAACACTTACTAATAGAAAAAGTATTAACAAGAATAGAGAGAACACTACTTGTTGTTTCAATTCCCCCATCAAATGCTGTATATACTTCGTCGGCTCTAACATGATTATTTGACCGCCATCTTCAATATTACTCGCCGTCACTAAAAATTTGCCCTCTCTCCAATTACCTTCTACGATTCCATCCTTTTTTTGAATCCAATCCGGGTTCAAAAATTGTTCAGCGTCGTTAGATGAATCGACGACTTGATTATTTTTGTCTAAGATAATCACATCAGTCATCGCCTTTTCCTCCATTAAAACAACGTGTTCAACTGTTTGCTTGTCGAAGTTAGTGGAAAGAACATCTCGATGACTATTGCCTCTCTCTTGAAGGCTCTCCAGTTCACTTTCTACTTGTTGATGCTCAAGAATGTTGTATACAATAGCAGATGAGAGAATGAAAATCATGAGAATCCCGAAAAAATAAAATAACGTTATTTTAAATGAAAGTTTATTCATAAAGTACCTTTCTCATTTAAGATGATTACATATAAAAACAAACTGTTGAGATTTAGAAAAGAAAGTATTCTTCATTTAGGCGATACACAAAAGAGCTTTTATCATTTGATTCTTTTAAAAGGACAATTCCTTGAATATTGCTCCACAAATAATTAGCGAAATCATAATCACTAAAAATAGCCTCACGAGTAGAATGCGTCATGAAACATTCTATTTTTGTAATCGTATACATTCCCTCCGAATCACGTTGATAATCGAAAGAAAAAGAACCCTTTATATTAAGCCTTTGAGCAATTATTGCTACGCACTCCTC
This window contains:
- a CDS encoding sensor histidine kinase yields the protein MNKLSFKITLFYFFGILMIFILSSAIVYNILEHQQVESELESLQERGNSHRDVLSTNFDKQTVEHVVLMEEKAMTDVIILDKNNQVVDSSNDAEQFLNPDWIQKKDGIVEGNWREGKFLVTASNIEDGGQIIMLEPTKYIQHLMGELKQQVVFSLFLLILFLLVSVYFLSYIIIKPLLSMKEATVKLSKGEVLKIREAERSDEVGDLARAITKLSVDLRHIQNTRKQFLTSITHELRTPITYIKGYAGLLKKDESRFGDIIYEESERLQELIEDLFELARLEEPHFQIDPQITAMNDFLKKISERIIFKFEEKQVKLILQINKTPIYKEIDQARFDQVLLNLLDNALKYTHANKRVFLKLDENFIEVTDEGGGVDEQSLPYLFDRFYRVDSSRNRETGGTGLGLAITKEIVEAHKGTIVAINVENGLKVVIDLRGIPG